Proteins from a single region of Stutzerimonas stutzeri:
- a CDS encoding DUF1883 domain-containing protein, producing MLSLAALPPCALSEQSMKFIHQREHLNEDDIVVIECSQTCNIRLMNDANFRSFKNGGRHTYHGGAFDKFPAKIVVPSTGFWNITIDTVTRRPISVTRKPNLSHSIRVIRRSPSRL from the coding sequence ATGCTATCGTTGGCCGCTTTGCCGCCATGTGCGCTGTCGGAGCAGTCGATGAAGTTCATACACCAGCGCGAGCACCTCAACGAGGACGATATCGTCGTCATCGAATGCTCGCAGACCTGCAACATCCGCCTGATGAACGATGCCAATTTCCGCAGTTTCAAGAACGGCGGTCGGCACACCTACCATGGTGGGGCGTTCGATAAATTCCCGGCGAAAATCGTGGTGCCGAGTACCGGCTTCTGGAACATCACCATCGATACGGTCACCCGGCGCCCGATCAGCGTGACGCGCAAACCGAACCTCAGTCACTCGATCAGGGTCATTCGACGGTCCCCCTCGCGTCTGTAA